A stretch of Limanda limanda chromosome 7, fLimLim1.1, whole genome shotgun sequence DNA encodes these proteins:
- the sephs3 gene encoding selenide, water dikinase 3, which yields MSVSISPPAPSEVVGSEGCFPPGYKPFKPEEHGLERGFRLTAFSDLKGUGCKVPQEALLKLLAGLEPDRADATRKAGDQASDFVQQLPGPRLGVGMDCCVIPLRHGGLSLVQTTDFFYPLVEDPYMMGRIACANVLSDLYAMGITECDNMLMLLSVSQKMNDKDRERVMPLMIQGFRDAAEEGGTSVTGGQTVINPWIIVGGVASVVCQPNEFIMPDGAVPGDVLVLTKPLGTQVAVNAHQWLDQPERWNKIKLVVTKEEVKEAYQEAMFSMATLNRTAAGLMHKFQAHAATDVTGFGLLGHANNLAAQQRNEVAFVIHNLPIIAKMTAISKACGNLFNLIQGTSAETSGGLLVCLPREQAAKFCSEMKSQSSGAGGSGAWIIGIVEKGDRHARIIDKPRIIEVPPRGSQAANQDNSSTSPSPIPNLS from the exons ATGTCGGTCTCCATTTCCCCGCCTGCCCCGTCGGAGGTTGTTGGTTCGGAGGGCTGTTTCCCCCCGGGTTACAAGCCGTTCAAACCCGAGGAGCACGGCCTGGAGCGCGGCTTCCGTCTCACAGCCTTCTCGGACCTGAAGGGATGAGGCTGCAAGGTCCCGCAGGAGGCTCTGCTCAAACTCCTGGCGGGACTGGAGCCGGACCGGGCTGACGCGACACGGAAGGCCGGAGACCAAGCATCGGACTTCGTCCAACAGTTGCCCGGGCCCCGACTCG GTGTGGGGATGGACTGCTGTGTGATTCCCCTGAGACATGGAGGACTCTCACTCGTCCAGACCACAGACTTTTTCTACCCTCTGGTGGAGGATCCCTACATGATG GGCAGGATAGCTTGTGCTAACGTCCTCAGTGATCTCTACGCCATGGGTATCACAGAATGTGACAacatgctgatgctgctgagcGTCAGCCAGAAGATGAATGACAAG GATCGTGAGCGAGTGATGCCGCTGATGATTCAAGGGTTTCGTGACGCGGCAGAGGAGGGTGGTACTTCTGTGACGGGTGGCCAGACTGTGATCAACCCCTGGATCATCGTAGGAGGAGTAGCATCAGTCGTCTGCCAGCCGAACGAGTTCATCAT GCCGGACGGTGCAGTACCAGGTGACGTCTTGGTCCTGACTAAACCTCTGGGGACACAGGTGGCTGTGAATGCTCACCAGTGGCTGGATCAG CCTGAGAGGTGGAACAAGATCAAACTAGTTGTCACCAAAGAGGAAGTAAAAGAGGCCTATCAGGAAGCCATGTTCTCCATGGCAACGCTAAACCGCACAG cGGCAGGCCTAATGCACAAGTTCCAGGCCCACGCTGCAACAGACGTGACAGGTTTCGGGTTATTGGGTCATGCCAACAACCTGGCGGCACAGCAACGAAATGAGGTGGCCTTTGTCATCCACAACCTGCCAATCATAGCCAAGATGACTGCCATCAGTAAAGCCTGTGGCAACCTGTTTAACCTTATTCAGGGCACATCAGCAGAGACTTCTG GTGGGCTGCTGGTGTGTCTACCCCGAGAGCAGGCGGCCAAGTTTTGTTCCGAGATGAAGAGCCAGAGCTCCGGAGCTGGAGGTTCAGGGGCGTGGATAATTGGAATCGTAGAGAAAGGCGACCGCCATGCTCGCATCATTGACAAGCCCCGCATCATCGAGGTTCCACCACGAGGAAGCCAGGCAGCAAATCAGGACAACAGCTCCACCAGCCCCTCTCCCATCCCCAATTTGTCATAG